In Nostoc sphaeroides, the genomic window GGTACAAATGGAAGTAGTGATGGTAATGGTTGTGCAAAGGCAATGTTTACATCAACTTCCCACAGGTTAATGACACGGTAATCTTGAATAGCACGTAAACCAGCAATATTTAATTCATAACTTGTCGGTATTTCAGCATCACTTGCCTTGAGGATATTAATTAGTACTGGATACGTTGGCAAATTATATTTTTCTTCTGCAAGTGCTGCATAAGCACGCATCCTGCGCGGCATTTCTGGTTTATAGCGCAGTTGTAATTCGTTAAGAACGAGAAATTTTCCATGCTGGGGACTTTCGACACGGATTAAAACATCACTTTCTCGACTTATCCACTGAAATTCTGAGTTGAGAATTTCGCCTGCAACAATATCAGGAATTTGTGTTACCCATTTTACCCAGTTATCAGGTGCAAGGCTGATTAAGCGTTTGGTGCTGACATCGGCGGGTTTGATCATGGGGTTGTAAACGCACTCAAAGTTATCAAATAATTGTACTTAAGACTGGATTACAGATATTCAGATTTTTAATTGGACTACTTAGAGAAAGCGATCGCACCTAATCTGAGATAATTTGAGTGCGATGTCTATGACGGGCTTTGCCTACGCAATTCCTGGGTAGTGAAAACTTTTTAACGCAGAGGGGCGCTGAGGGAAGCGCAAAGGTTCGCAGAGGAGGAAGAGATAGAGGTGCAATAGAGATGTTCAGTAAAATTTCCTAGTAATCGGAATCGCTATCTCTACTTTTGTATTCATAATGTGGGAAAATTTAATGTAAATATTTAAAATAATATGTTACAAACACCTCCAGACGATCGCATTTGGATTGTGACGGATGATACCCCTCAAATATCGATTCCTGATGGTGCTAGAGGCGGGAGTATTAATACAGGCAGTTGGCGAGACGAAACTAGGGATACCACTGGTAGCAAAGGGGTAGGAGATGCCGTTAAGGTTAGCGCTCAAACATTAGAGCAAAATATGACTCACTTTCTCAAACTCGTGGGAAGTTTGTTTAGTCAGGCTGAACAGCAAGCAAAAGTCAACTCCAAGATGCAGCTAGATGAAATTGAACTGTCGGTAGAAATTAGTGCAGATGGGGAAGTTAAATTAATTGGCAGTGGTGTCAAAGCTGGGAGTAAAGGAGCTATTAAGCTGAAGTTTAAGCGCCAAGAATTACAGTGAGATGGCAAAAAATTGGGCGATCGCGATCGGAATTAACCAGTATGATTATCTGCAACCGCTAAACTATGCCAAGCGGGATGCACTGTTAATGCAAGAGTTTTTGAGCAATGAAGCCGGATTTGAGCGGATATTTTTCTTCTCTGATGACTCTCCTCCTGTTGACGGAAAATCTACTCGCCCAACTCGCACTAACTTGCTGCGAGTCTTGCGACAGTTATTTGACAATCCCTTTATGGGAGCAGGGGATAATTTCTGGTTTTTCTTCAGTGGTCATGGGATGAGACACGCTGGCCGTGATTATCTCATGCCCTGTGATGGCGATCCAGAGGATGTTGAAAGTACGGCAATTGCGATTAACGTTGTGACTGAACGTCTACGTCGTTGCGGTGCTGATAATGTTGTCCTCATTCTCGATGCTTGTCGTAGTCTAGGTACTCGTGCTGGCGAAGGCATTGGGCGACAAACCGCAGAACAAGCACGTCAACAAGGAGTTATCAGCATATTTTCCTGTAGTCCACAGGAGTATTCTTATGAAATTGAGGCTTTACAACAAGGTGCTTTTACTACTGCACTACTAGAAGGGTTAGGAATTCAAGGTAAATGCGCTACTGTTGAACGATTGGCTGAGTATCTCAAGTTTCGTGTGCCTGAACTGGTTCGCCAGCATAAGAATACAAACCAAACGCCTTATGTTATTGCTGAACCTGTGGATAAATCCCACTTAATACTTGTGCCACGATATGCAACTCAAACAGATATCGCCACGCTGAAAAATGATGCTTACCAAGCGGAAGCTGACAGGAATTTAGATTTAGCAGAGCAATTATGGATTCGGGTATTAGCTGCGGCTTCAGGGCAAGATACGGTTGCGATCAAAGCAATTCAAAGAATTGAAAGGTTGCGGTGGGAATCTCAACAACCATCTTCACCACCTCGTCCTATTATTGAAAATTCCATTAAGGGAATCTCTATAGTTGAAAAAAATCCCTTAAAAACTTTTCAATTTGAAGTGGTTACGGTAAATGCAAAAGGAGATATCACCAATCGCCGTAATGAGGAAGCGAAATATTTTGCAGAAGATTTAGGGAATGGTGTCACCTTGGAAATGGTGCAGATACCAGGGGGAACCTTTATGATGGGTTCGCCAGAAGGGGAAGCAGAGAGACTTAAAAGAGAAAATCCACAGCATCAGGTAAAAGTGCCTGGGTTCTTCATGGGGAAATATGCAGTTACCCAGGCACAGTATCAAGCCGTTATGGGGATAAATTCTTCTCATTTCAAAGGTGAAAAACGACCTGTAGAACAAGTTATTTGGGATGAGGCGGTAGAGTTTTGTAAAAAGTTGAGTCAGAAGACAGGAAAAACCTACAGGCTATCCAGTGAAGCCGAATGGGAATATGCTTGTTGTGCTGGAACCAAGACACCGTTTTATTTTGGCGAAACAATTACCACAGATTTAGTTAACTACAACGGTGACTATCCTTACGGCTCTGCACCAAAGGGCGAATATCGTAAACAAACAACAGATGTAGGAAAATTTCCGCCTAACTCTTTCGGTTTATACGATATGCATGGTAATGTATGGGAATGGTGTGAAGATGTGTATAATGATAATTACATAGAAGATGCGCCAAAAGATGGTAGTGCGTGGCTTATTGGTAAAGATAATGACATAAAGCTGCGGCGTGGCGGTTCTTGGGACAACGTTGCCTGGAATTGCCGTTCTGCCAATCGCGGTAGGTACGCGCGCGCGCATCGTGACAACTTTGTTGGTTTTCGCGTGGTGGCGGTGGCTGTGGCGTGAGGATTCCTTGCTCTTTACCCTCTTCCCATTTTGCCCTCTACACTTCTTTTTCTTTTCCCTTCTTATTCCCTCTCCGCCACAAGCGGATAAAAAGTTTTTTTTCTAAAAGCGGTGTATTGATATCAAAACTATTATACACTACATTTTATCAAATTTCTCACTTAGTTTGAGAGTTTGAGGATGGGGCAGGTCGATTTTAGCTGCTGCGTGGCGGTAGTTGGATCAACAATGCCCTGTTTTGCCGTTCTGCCAATCGCAATAGGAACGCGCGCGCGAATCGTAACAACAATGTTGGTTTTCGCGTGGTGGCGGTGGCTGTGGCGTGAGTACTCCCCAAAGTCAGAGTCGGTAAGTGGGAATTTATCGAGCGTACACCAGGGAGTCCAGACCTGAACCAGCGAGGAAGGCGACAACCTCCGAATATAAAACCGAGTCGGATAGCTTGGTAGGTTGCAAAACCGAACAGTTGTTCGACTCAATTAATTTTGCGAGTAATTAGTAGGTTGGGTTGAGGAACGAAAC contains:
- a CDS encoding SUMF1/EgtB/PvdO family nonheme iron enzyme, producing the protein MAKNWAIAIGINQYDYLQPLNYAKRDALLMQEFLSNEAGFERIFFFSDDSPPVDGKSTRPTRTNLLRVLRQLFDNPFMGAGDNFWFFFSGHGMRHAGRDYLMPCDGDPEDVESTAIAINVVTERLRRCGADNVVLILDACRSLGTRAGEGIGRQTAEQARQQGVISIFSCSPQEYSYEIEALQQGAFTTALLEGLGIQGKCATVERLAEYLKFRVPELVRQHKNTNQTPYVIAEPVDKSHLILVPRYATQTDIATLKNDAYQAEADRNLDLAEQLWIRVLAAASGQDTVAIKAIQRIERLRWESQQPSSPPRPIIENSIKGISIVEKNPLKTFQFEVVTVNAKGDITNRRNEEAKYFAEDLGNGVTLEMVQIPGGTFMMGSPEGEAERLKRENPQHQVKVPGFFMGKYAVTQAQYQAVMGINSSHFKGEKRPVEQVIWDEAVEFCKKLSQKTGKTYRLSSEAEWEYACCAGTKTPFYFGETITTDLVNYNGDYPYGSAPKGEYRKQTTDVGKFPPNSFGLYDMHGNVWEWCEDVYNDNYIEDAPKDGSAWLIGKDNDIKLRRGGSWDNVAWNCRSANRGRYARAHRDNFVGFRVVAVAVA
- a CDS encoding transposase; translated protein: MIKPADVSTKRLISLAPDNWVKWVTQIPDIVAGEILNSEFQWISRESDVLIRVESPQHGKFLVLNELQLRYKPEMPRRMRAYAALAEEKYNLPTYPVLINILKASDAEIPTSYELNIAGLRAIQDYRVINLWEVDVNIAFAQPLPSLLPFVPILKGGDNESTIRDALRILRADEQLNQLETVLGFFATFVLDSAIVQQILRWDMALLEQSPWYQEIFSKGEERGEARGELRGRKEELYSGIELALEIKFGNQGLELMPIISQITDLQKLKTIQQAIKTVNTVNELQEILSTNLT